The Salegentibacter mishustinae genome includes a window with the following:
- a CDS encoding arsenosugar biosynthesis-associated peroxidase-like protein produces MAKTYYNPDDLRKFGKITEWSEDLGNKFFDYYGKVFEEGALSAREKSLIALAVSHVVKCPYCIDAYTKDGLQRGITKEEMMEAVHAGAAIESGATLVHGVQMMNKYDKLSM; encoded by the coding sequence ATGGCTAAGACTTATTACAATCCCGATGATCTGAGAAAATTTGGTAAAATAACCGAGTGGAGCGAAGACTTAGGAAATAAATTTTTTGATTACTACGGAAAAGTTTTTGAAGAAGGAGCTCTTTCCGCCAGGGAAAAATCTCTGATAGCTCTTGCCGTTTCTCACGTGGTAAAATGTCCTTACTGTATTGATGCCTATACTAAAGACGGTTTACAAAGAGGAATCACCAAAGAGGAAATGATGGAAGCCGTGCATGCTGGTGCCGCGATTGAAAGTGGAGCTACCCTTGTACACGGCGTACAGATGATGAATAAATATGATAAATTGAGCATGTAA
- the arsS gene encoding arsenosugar biosynthesis radical SAM (seleno)protein ArsS (Some members of this family are selenoproteins.) — translation MALLKSLSARKNDLSKPENQLEFLSNGIFKEGELPFFKDKIAKTDNYPLKPKKLEILQLNLGYMCNQVCSHCHVDAGPDRKEIMTKEIMQQCLEVIKTTKAHTLDLTGGAPEMNPNFRWFVEEASKAGIKDFIVRSNLTIILANKKYHDLPEFFKKYNVHVVSSLPFYKKEKTDKQRGNGVFDKSIKALQMLNAVGYAQPETDLKLDLVYNPAGAFLPTNQQALEQDFKTALKEDFNIDFDNLFAITNLPISRFLEFLIASENYEDYMYALVEAYNPAAVESVMCTNTISVSWDGWLYDCDFNQMLELKVDSKVQHISDYNEDLLNNREIRISQHCYGCTAGAGSSCQGTVA, via the coding sequence ATGGCTTTACTAAAATCCTTATCGGCTAGAAAAAACGATCTTTCTAAACCAGAGAACCAGCTTGAATTTTTAAGCAACGGAATTTTTAAAGAAGGAGAACTTCCCTTTTTCAAAGATAAAATTGCCAAAACCGATAATTACCCCTTGAAACCTAAAAAACTGGAAATCCTTCAGCTTAATTTAGGATATATGTGTAACCAGGTTTGTTCGCATTGTCACGTAGACGCTGGCCCCGATCGAAAGGAAATTATGACCAAAGAAATCATGCAGCAATGCCTGGAGGTTATTAAAACCACTAAAGCCCATACCTTAGATCTTACCGGCGGTGCTCCTGAAATGAACCCGAATTTTAGGTGGTTTGTAGAAGAAGCTTCTAAAGCAGGGATCAAAGATTTTATTGTTCGGTCTAACCTTACTATAATTCTGGCGAACAAAAAATACCATGATTTGCCAGAGTTCTTCAAAAAATATAATGTTCACGTAGTTTCCTCACTTCCCTTTTATAAAAAGGAAAAAACAGATAAGCAGCGCGGAAATGGCGTTTTTGATAAATCTATTAAAGCTCTACAAATGCTTAACGCTGTGGGCTATGCACAGCCAGAAACAGATTTAAAACTGGACCTGGTTTATAATCCCGCCGGCGCCTTTTTACCAACCAACCAGCAAGCCCTGGAACAGGATTTTAAAACCGCACTTAAAGAAGATTTCAATATAGATTTCGATAATCTTTTTGCTATTACAAACCTTCCTATAAGCAGGTTTCTGGAATTTTTGATCGCTTCAGAGAATTATGAAGATTATATGTATGCACTGGTTGAAGCCTACAACCCCGCCGCGGTAGAAAGCGTGATGTGCACCAATACCATTTCGGTGAGTTGGGATGGCTGGTTATACGACTGCGATTTTAACCAGATGTTAGAATTAAAAGTAGACAGCAAAGTGCAGCATATTAGCGATTATAATGAAGATTTGCTCAATAACCGGGAAATAAGAATTTCACAACATTGCTACGGCTGTACTGCCGGCGCTGGAAGTAGCTGCCAGGGAACAGTCGCATAA
- a CDS encoding TIGR04282 family arsenosugar biosynthesis glycosyltransferase: MSLKPTEALLIIFTRNPEPGKVKTRIAKDVGDITAFKIYNFLLKHTVSVTRNLAVSKEVYYSEAIPKNDIWEKEIYSKNLQKGKGLGERMKNAFQEGFKNGYQNIIIIGSDLYDLQQEDLEKAFQLLQEKDAVIGPATDGGYYLLGMNQLFPEVFEDKKWGTSSVLEDTLNDLKGKNIALLEARNDVDYYSDIKDHKDFQQFFKY, from the coding sequence TTGAGCCTTAAACCTACCGAAGCTTTATTAATTATCTTTACCAGGAATCCAGAACCGGGAAAAGTAAAAACCAGGATTGCCAAAGATGTTGGCGATATAACTGCATTTAAAATTTATAATTTCTTACTGAAACACACTGTTTCGGTTACTAGAAACCTGGCGGTTAGCAAAGAAGTATATTATTCTGAAGCAATTCCCAAAAACGATATTTGGGAAAAAGAGATTTATTCTAAAAATCTTCAGAAAGGGAAAGGCCTGGGAGAAAGAATGAAAAACGCCTTTCAAGAAGGTTTTAAAAATGGCTACCAAAATATTATAATTATTGGCAGCGATCTTTACGATTTACAGCAGGAAGACCTGGAAAAAGCCTTTCAATTACTTCAGGAAAAAGATGCGGTAATTGGCCCCGCTACAGATGGCGGCTATTATTTATTGGGAATGAATCAATTGTTTCCGGAAGTATTTGAAGATAAAAAATGGGGAACCTCATCGGTTTTGGAAGATACTTTAAATGATTTAAAAGGAAAAAATATCGCTTTGCTTGAAGCCAGAAACGATGTAGATTATTATTCAGATATTAAAGATCATAAAGATTTTCAGCAATTTTTTAAATATTAA
- a CDS encoding purine-nucleoside phosphorylase has product MIKEIQETTKYLKEKGFKNPEIGIILGTGLGQLLDEIKIEIEVSYNHIPHFPTATVEFHKGKLIFGELEGKKVMVMQGRFHMYEGYTMQDLTFPVRIMHQLGIKKLLVSNASGSVNLKFKKGELMLIDDHINLLGDSPLAFKGVSQMGERFVDMSAPYDAEMNKTFETIAKKERITLHKGVYAALLGPQLETRAEYRMLQVLGADAVGMSTVPEIIVANHLKLPVSAISVITDEGDPDNLKPVNIEEIIAMAEKAEPNMIKLFKEVIKSV; this is encoded by the coding sequence ATGATTAAAGAAATACAGGAAACTACTAAATACCTGAAAGAAAAAGGATTTAAAAACCCTGAAATTGGAATAATCCTGGGCACCGGTTTAGGCCAGCTCTTAGACGAGATAAAAATAGAAATCGAAGTTAGTTACAATCATATTCCGCATTTCCCAACTGCAACGGTAGAATTCCATAAAGGAAAATTGATTTTTGGTGAACTGGAAGGAAAGAAAGTGATGGTTATGCAGGGACGTTTTCATATGTATGAAGGCTACACGATGCAAGATCTTACTTTTCCTGTGCGCATAATGCACCAGCTGGGTATAAAAAAACTCCTGGTTTCTAATGCTTCCGGCTCGGTAAATTTGAAGTTCAAAAAAGGAGAACTTATGCTAATTGACGATCATATTAATTTGCTGGGAGATTCCCCTTTAGCCTTTAAAGGAGTTTCACAAATGGGCGAACGCTTTGTAGACATGAGCGCACCGTATGATGCCGAAATGAACAAAACATTTGAAACTATCGCTAAAAAAGAAAGAATTACACTGCACAAAGGAGTCTACGCAGCACTTTTAGGTCCGCAATTAGAAACCCGTGCCGAATATAGAATGCTGCAGGTCTTGGGAGCAGATGCTGTGGGAATGAGTACCGTACCCGAAATTATTGTGGCCAATCATCTAAAACTACCGGTTTCGGCAATTTCTGTAATTACAGATGAAGGCGATCCCGATAACCTAAAACCGGTAAATATTGAAGAAATTATCGCAATGGCCGAAAAAGCAGAACCAAATATGATAAAGCTTTTTAAGGAAGTAATAAAATCTGTTTAA
- a CDS encoding NAD(P)/FAD-dependent oxidoreductase codes for MENIVIIGNGIAGITCARHIRKNSGAKITVISAESDYFFSRTALMYVYMGHMKWNHLKPYEDWFWEKNRIELKNAWVETINFEEKTLHFSSEETLKYDKLVLATGSVYNKFGWEGQDLKGVQGLVSKQDLELLEENTKNCKKAVIIGGGLIGVELAEMLKTRNIEVTFLIREEAFWHNVLPIQDAKMISKHIQSHGVDLREKTELDKIVANENGRVKSIITNSGEKIECQLVGLCTGVRPNIDFLKNTPLETDKGILVDEFLQTNIKDVYAIGDCVQLKQPLSHRKPIEAVWYAGRMMGETLAQTLTGNAMKYKPGNWFNSAKFFDIEYQTYGNVSAKPGENEMHFHWQHTDNTKALTIAFDAKSNKFLGINTFGIRMRHQVFDQWLNENRKIDHVLANLKQANFDPEFYTRYEKDIFKSFKENLEKA; via the coding sequence ATGGAAAATATTGTAATTATAGGAAATGGGATCGCAGGAATTACCTGTGCGCGGCATATCAGGAAGAATTCCGGCGCAAAAATTACCGTGATTTCTGCGGAAAGCGATTATTTCTTTTCCCGCACCGCCCTAATGTATGTTTATATGGGCCATATGAAATGGAATCACTTAAAACCTTATGAAGACTGGTTTTGGGAAAAAAATAGGATTGAATTAAAAAATGCCTGGGTTGAGACCATAAATTTTGAAGAAAAAACATTGCACTTTTCTTCGGAAGAAACACTGAAATACGATAAGCTGGTTCTGGCAACAGGTTCGGTTTATAATAAATTCGGTTGGGAAGGTCAGGATTTAAAAGGTGTGCAGGGATTGGTTTCTAAACAGGATCTAGAGCTGTTGGAAGAAAACACCAAAAACTGTAAAAAAGCAGTAATAATTGGCGGCGGACTTATTGGCGTAGAACTCGCCGAAATGCTCAAAACCCGAAATATCGAAGTTACTTTCCTGATTCGGGAAGAAGCTTTTTGGCATAATGTCTTGCCCATCCAGGATGCTAAAATGATTTCTAAACATATCCAATCCCACGGCGTAGATCTTAGAGAGAAAACAGAACTGGATAAGATTGTTGCTAATGAAAATGGAAGAGTTAAATCTATAATAACAAATTCCGGAGAAAAAATCGAATGCCAGTTGGTGGGCCTTTGCACGGGCGTTAGACCAAATATAGATTTTCTTAAAAATACACCTCTGGAAACCGATAAAGGAATTCTGGTAGATGAATTCTTACAAACCAATATCAAAGATGTATACGCTATTGGCGATTGTGTGCAATTAAAGCAGCCTTTATCCCATCGTAAACCCATTGAAGCAGTTTGGTATGCCGGCCGTATGATGGGTGAAACCCTGGCGCAAACTTTAACCGGAAACGCTATGAAATACAAACCCGGAAACTGGTTTAATTCGGCTAAATTCTTCGATATTGAATATCAAACTTACGGCAATGTTTCAGCAAAACCGGGCGAAAATGAAATGCATTTTCACTGGCAGCATACAGATAATACCAAGGCATTAACCATCGCTTTTGATGCTAAGTCCAATAAATTCCTTGGAATAAACACTTTTGGAATTAGGATGCGCCACCAGGTTTTCGATCAATGGTTGAATGAAAACAGAAAAATAGATCACGTGTTGGCCAATCTAAAACAAGCCAATTTTGATCCCGAATTTTACACTCGTTACGAGAAAGACATTTTTAAAAGTTTTAAAGAGAATCTAGAGAAAGCATGA
- a CDS encoding 4Fe-4S binding protein, producing MSKIEHNMSLTAEAPAKLSTTQRLASGIGLVGLFILLLAVANVNFPNKTLFLSLSLGLIAVGTIIFANDLYLGKHQGIKNDGVWFKSLSGRGFWAWILGISLTLFYVVLYWYPQYLGLKADGANTGIISLFDPLSQFISGNPASQWFVYGTLYTLAILIFGYKFILKYRNNRYEVIRTFSVMFFQLGFAFLIPEILIRLNQPYYNPANIWPLNYDLFTDYKINEFLSAGNVGVIMLAFGLISIFVITPILTYKYGKRWYCSWVCGCGGLAETAGDPFRQLSNKSQYAWKIERWVIHSVLVFVTVMTIAVLYSFLGDSANDFWLTKDVFLWGSAGFLTLLFAVIMIFKRKELAKDAKYGAIGYLVVILSIISLNYFSGNGNIFFFGGYQLREWYGFLIGAAFSGVIGVGFYPIFGSRVWCRYGCPMAAILGMQQRLFSRFRITTNGGQCISCGNCSTYCEMGIDVRAYAQKGENIVRSSCVGCGICSEVCPRGVLKLENDDMDGRINSEEVLLGNDVDLMDLVNQKSK from the coding sequence ATGAGCAAAATAGAACATAACATGTCTCTTACGGCAGAAGCACCGGCAAAACTTTCTACCACTCAAAGACTGGCAAGCGGCATAGGTTTAGTTGGCCTTTTTATCCTGTTGCTTGCAGTTGCCAATGTGAATTTTCCGAATAAAACTTTATTCCTAAGTTTATCCTTAGGGCTTATCGCAGTTGGCACCATAATTTTTGCAAACGATCTCTATCTAGGGAAACACCAAGGCATAAAAAATGATGGCGTTTGGTTTAAATCCCTTAGCGGGCGCGGATTTTGGGCCTGGATCCTGGGCATTAGCCTTACGCTTTTTTACGTGGTGTTATATTGGTATCCGCAATATTTAGGTTTAAAAGCTGACGGAGCAAATACCGGAATCATCTCACTTTTTGATCCGTTAAGCCAATTCATTAGCGGAAATCCTGCCAGTCAATGGTTTGTTTATGGCACGCTTTATACGCTGGCTATTCTAATTTTCGGCTATAAATTTATTCTCAAATATCGCAATAATCGCTACGAAGTAATTCGCACCTTTTCGGTGATGTTTTTTCAGTTAGGTTTCGCATTTCTAATTCCTGAAATTTTAATTCGGTTAAATCAGCCTTACTATAATCCAGCTAATATCTGGCCGCTTAATTACGATCTGTTTACCGATTATAAGATCAACGAATTTCTTTCGGCAGGCAATGTTGGTGTAATTATGCTAGCTTTTGGTTTGATTTCCATTTTTGTAATCACCCCAATTTTAACTTATAAATATGGCAAACGATGGTATTGCAGCTGGGTTTGTGGCTGTGGTGGGCTCGCCGAGACCGCCGGTGATCCTTTTCGCCAGCTTTCGAATAAATCTCAATATGCGTGGAAAATTGAACGCTGGGTGATCCATAGTGTTTTGGTTTTTGTTACCGTAATGACCATCGCGGTGTTATATTCATTTTTAGGCGACAGCGCCAATGATTTCTGGCTTACCAAAGACGTTTTCCTTTGGGGTTCGGCCGGATTTCTTACTTTGCTTTTTGCCGTAATTATGATCTTTAAACGCAAAGAATTAGCGAAAGATGCTAAATATGGTGCTATTGGTTATTTAGTGGTGATCTTGTCAATAATAAGCCTCAATTATTTCAGCGGAAATGGGAATATCTTTTTCTTCGGTGGTTATCAACTTAGAGAATGGTACGGCTTCTTAATTGGCGCTGCATTTTCTGGTGTAATTGGCGTAGGCTTTTATCCGATATTTGGAAGCCGGGTTTGGTGCCGTTACGGTTGCCCAATGGCGGCAATCTTAGGAATGCAGCAACGTCTTTTTTCACGGTTTAGAATTACTACCAACGGTGGCCAATGTATTTCCTGCGGAAATTGCTCTACCTATTGCGAAATGGGAATTGATGTTCGTGCTTATGCTCAAAAAGGAGAAAATATTGTGCGTTCCAGCTGTGTAGGTTGCGGAATTTGCTCGGAAGTTTGCCCGCGTGGCGTTTTAAAACTTGAAAATGACGATATGGACGGACGTATAAATTCTGAAGAAGTGCTGTTAGGAAATGATGTAGATCTAATGGATTTGGTAAACCAGAAATCGAAATAA
- a CDS encoding glycosyltransferase family 2 protein: MPQENLEPKHNQPKYKPDNTSFKKVKAEKIKSSEVIKVIIPAYNEEESIAKVIAEIPEIVQEIIVVSNNSTDATEENAKNAGATVLQENRKGYGYACLKGMDYISKQSFDKLRTKPDIIVFLDGDYSDFPAELTKIIAPIIKENKDLVIGSRVKRWREKGSMTFPQIFGNWLATSLMKLFFNARFTDLGPFRAIKYDKLLELEMQDKTYGWTVEMQLKAIKKGFSYTEVPVHYKNRIGTSKVSGTVKGAIFAGVKILGWIFKYSFK, translated from the coding sequence ATGCCGCAAGAAAATCTAGAACCTAAGCATAATCAACCGAAATATAAACCAGATAACACTTCCTTTAAAAAAGTTAAAGCTGAAAAAATCAAGTCTTCTGAAGTTATTAAAGTAATTATTCCGGCTTATAACGAAGAAGAGTCCATAGCTAAAGTCATTGCCGAAATTCCCGAAATTGTTCAGGAAATCATTGTGGTAAGCAACAATTCTACCGATGCTACCGAAGAAAATGCAAAAAACGCCGGCGCCACGGTGCTACAGGAAAACCGCAAGGGTTACGGCTACGCCTGTTTAAAGGGAATGGATTATATATCAAAACAATCCTTCGACAAGCTCAGGACTAAACCAGATATTATTGTTTTCCTCGACGGGGATTACAGTGATTTCCCGGCCGAATTAACTAAGATTATCGCTCCAATTATTAAGGAAAATAAAGATCTGGTTATTGGCTCCAGGGTTAAAAGATGGCGCGAAAAAGGCTCGATGACCTTTCCGCAGATATTTGGAAACTGGTTGGCCACTTCACTAATGAAATTATTTTTTAATGCGAGGTTTACCGATCTGGGGCCATTTCGTGCGATTAAATACGATAAGTTGCTAGAACTCGAAATGCAGGACAAAACTTACGGCTGGACGGTAGAGATGCAATTAAAAGCCATAAAAAAAGGATTTTCATACACTGAAGTTCCCGTACATTACAAAAACAGGATTGGCACTTCAAAGGTTTCGGGAACCGTGAAAGGTGCTATCTTTGCAGGAGTAAAAATCTTGGGTTGGATCTTTAAATACAGTTTTAAGTAA